Below is a window of Mycolicibacterium chitae DNA.
TTCGCGTCCAACGCCCTGTACCGCGTGGGCCTGGCCGGCGGGCTGGCGCTGCTGCCGATCCTGGCCGCCCTGGCGCTGCTGCCGAGCCGACGACGCCGCGATGATCCGGTGCGGCCGTGGGCGCCGCGGCCCGGCCCGGTGATCGCCGCGCTGATCGCGATGGGCGCGTTGATCTCCGGGGCCGTCGGCGCGGTGGTGTTCGGCGCCGCCGCGGGCCTGCGGTATCTGCTGCGCGCACGCCCGCGCGCGCAGCGGGTGCTGACGCTCGGCGGGACCTCGGTGGCGCTGACGCTGGCCGGTGCGGCGCTGTCGCGCTACCCGTGGCGCTCGGTCGACGGCTACATCGGGCACTCGCCGTGGGTGCAGTTGCTGGCGCTGTGCGCGCTGGCCCTGCTGGCGGCGTCGCTGCTGCGCTTCGACCGAACTCACCTTTCGGCCGAAAGGGCCGAGTAGCTTCCGGCATTACACCGAATCCGGCGCCGCGCAGATGGGCTGCGCCTAGCATTCGCCTTGTGACACAAGTCAACACCGTCCGCGGCGTCATCGACGTCGACACCCTCGGCGCCACCTTGATGCATGAGCACGTCTTCGTACTGTCGCCGGAGATGATGCAGAACGACCCGCAGGTCTGGGGCGACGAGCAGGCCCGCAAGCGCGACGCGATCGCCCGACTGACCGAACTCAAGGCCCGCGGTGTGGACACCATCGTCGACCTCACGGTGATCGGGCTGGGTCGCTACATCCCGCGAATCGCCGAGATCGCCGCGGCCACCGAGATCAACATCGTCGTCGCGACCGGCGTCTACACCTACAACGACGTCCCGATGTATTTCCACTTCACCGGCCCGGACACCGCGCTCGGCGGGCCGGACCCGATGATCGACCTGTTCGTCCGCGACATCACCGAGGGCATCGCCGGCACCGGAGTCAAGGCCGCGATCCTCAAGTGCGCGACCGACGAACCGGGCCTGACGCCGGGCGTCGAACGGGTGCTGCGCGCCGTGGCGCAGGCCCACCGCCAGACCGGCGTCCCGATCTCCACTCACACCCACGCCGCGACCCGGCGCGGCCTCGATCAGCAGCGGGTCTTCGCCGAGGAGGGGGTGGACCTGACCCGGGTGGTGATCGGGCACTGCGGCGACACCACCGACCTCGACTACCTCGAGGAACTGATCGCGGCCGGCTCCTACATCGGCATGGACCGCTTCGGCGCCGACGTGTACCTGCCCACCCCGGAACGCGTCGACACCGTGGCGCGGCTGTGCGAACGCGGCCACGCCGACAAGATGGTGCTGTCCCACGACGCGTCGTGCTTCATCGACTGGCTGCCCGAGGAGATGGTCCCGGTGGTGCTGCCCAACTGGCACTACCTGCACATCCACAACGACGTGCTGCCGGCGCTGCGCGAGCGCGGGGTCACCGAGGAGCAGATCCGCGCCATGCTGGTGGACAACCCCCGCAAGATCTTCGCCACCAGGGGCGGCTACTGATGACCGACCCGAGCACACCGCCGATTCCCACCCAACTCGCCGCACTCGCCCGTGCCGACCCGGACGCCCCCGCCCTGACCTGCCAGGGCCGCACCGTCACGCGCGCGGAACTGGACGCCTCCACCAACCGGCTGGCCCGCGTCTACGCCGAAAAGGGCGTCGCCACCGGCGATTACGTGACAATCCTGATGCCGAACTCGATCGAATGGATCCAGGCCGTCATCGCGTGCTGGAAACTCGGCGCGGTGCCGCAGCCGCTGACTCCGACGCTGCCGGATGCGGAGCTGGCCGAGATCCTGGACCTGCGCGAGCGCGCGCTGCTGGTCGGCCGCCCCGACCCGCGCGGCCAAGTGCCCAGCGTCCCAGCCGATTTCACGCCCGCGCCGGACACCTCGGCGGCGGAGCTGCCCGAGGCGGTGTCGCCGGTGTGGAAGGCGATGGGCTCCGGCGGCAGCACCGGCCGCCCCAAGCTGATCGAGACCGGCGGCGACAGCCGCGTGCCCGCGGCCATCGGCTATCCGCTCGGTGCGGCCGCCGACGACGTGCAGCTGATCAACGTACCGATGAGCCACAACACCGGATTCTCCGTCGCGGTGGCGGGCCTGCTGCTGGGCCAGCACCTGATCCTGATGCCGCGCTTCGATCCGCACGACTTCCTGCGGCTGATCACCGAGCACCGGGTCAGCTTCCTGGCCACGGTGCCCACCATCCTGCAGCGCGCGCTGGCGGCCTACCGCGCCGACCCGGACGCCTACGACCTGTCCTCGATCCGCCGGCTCTGGCACCTGGCCGCGCCGTGCCCGCCGGAGATCAAGGCCGCCTGGATCGAACTCGTCGGCGCCGATGCGGTGTGGGAACTCTACGGCGGCACCGAATTACAGGCGCTGACGTTCATCTCCGGTGCCGAATGGCTGACCCACCGCGGCTCGGTGGGCCGGGTGGTGGCCGGCGAGATGAAGGTGCTCGACGACGACGGCAACGAATGCCCGCCCGGGCAGGAGGGCGAGATCTATATGCGCCCCACCCCGGGCAGCGCGCCCACCTACCGCTACATCGGCGCGACGGCCAAGAGCCGCGACGGCTGGGACTCGCTGGGCGACCTCGGCTACTTCGACGACGAGGGCTACCTGTACCTGTCGG
It encodes the following:
- a CDS encoding AMP-binding protein, producing MTDPSTPPIPTQLAALARADPDAPALTCQGRTVTRAELDASTNRLARVYAEKGVATGDYVTILMPNSIEWIQAVIACWKLGAVPQPLTPTLPDAELAEILDLRERALLVGRPDPRGQVPSVPADFTPAPDTSAAELPEAVSPVWKAMGSGGSTGRPKLIETGGDSRVPAAIGYPLGAAADDVQLINVPMSHNTGFSVAVAGLLLGQHLILMPRFDPHDFLRLITEHRVSFLATVPTILQRALAAYRADPDAYDLSSIRRLWHLAAPCPPEIKAAWIELVGADAVWELYGGTELQALTFISGAEWLTHRGSVGRVVAGEMKVLDDDGNECPPGQEGEIYMRPTPGSAPTYRYIGATAKSRDGWDSLGDLGYFDDEGYLYLSDRRVDMFTVGGKNTYPAEIENALNAHPQVSSCLVVGLPHEDLGQVPHALVQLATPDALDADGVRDYLRDRLEPHKVPRTVEFVDRPLRDDAGKARRSAVRAEVISRSPAPARR
- a CDS encoding phosphotriesterase family protein produces the protein MHEHVFVLSPEMMQNDPQVWGDEQARKRDAIARLTELKARGVDTIVDLTVIGLGRYIPRIAEIAAATEINIVVATGVYTYNDVPMYFHFTGPDTALGGPDPMIDLFVRDITEGIAGTGVKAAILKCATDEPGLTPGVERVLRAVAQAHRQTGVPISTHTHAATRRGLDQQRVFAEEGVDLTRVVIGHCGDTTDLDYLEELIAAGSYIGMDRFGADVYLPTPERVDTVARLCERGHADKMVLSHDASCFIDWLPEEMVPVVLPNWHYLHIHNDVLPALRERGVTEEQIRAMLVDNPRKIFATRGGY